The following coding sequences lie in one Paramisgurnus dabryanus chromosome 16, PD_genome_1.1, whole genome shotgun sequence genomic window:
- the LOC135720798 gene encoding uncharacterized protein: NDITSSRTDITSLSTDITSSRTDITSSRNDITSLSTDITSSRTDITSSRNDITSSHNDITSSSTKITSLRTVITSSCTDITSLRNDITSLRNDITSSRTDITSSRTDITSSRTDITSSRTDITSSRTDITSSRNDITSSRNDITSSSTEITSLRTDITSSRTDITSSRNDITSSRNDITSSRTDITSSCTDITSSRTDITSSRTDITSSRTVITSSCTDIIMLYSSFHCLSKDFMLIQLA; the protein is encoded by the coding sequence AATGACATCACCTCTTCACGCACTGACATCACCTCTTTAAGCACTGACATCACCTCTTCGCGCACTGACATCACCTCTTCGCGCAATGACATCACCTCTTTAAGCACTGACATCACCTCTTCGCGCACTGACATCACCTCTTCGCGCAATGACATCACCTCTTCGCACAATGACATCACATCTTCAAGCACCAAAATCACATCTTTGCGCACCGTCATCACCTCTTCGTGCACTGACATCACCTCTCTGCGCAATGACATCACCTCTCTGCGCAATGACATCACCTCTTCACGCACTGACATCACCTCTTCACGCACTGACATCACCTCTTCGCGCACTGACATCACCTCTTCGCGCACTGACATCACCTCTTCGCGCACTGACATAACCTCTTCACGCAATGACATCACCTCTTCGCGCAATGACATCACATCTTCAAGCACCGAAATCACATCTTTGCGCACTGACATCACCTCTTCGCGCACTGACATCACCTCTTCGCGCAATGACATCACCTCTTCGCGCAATGACATCACCTCTTCGCGCACTGACATCACCTCTTCGTGCACTGACATCACCTCTTCACGCACTGACATCACCTCTTCGCGTACTGACATCACATCTTCCCGCACCGTCATCACATCTTCGTGTACTGACATCATCATGCTCTATAGCAGCTTTCATTGTCTCTCCAAagacttcatgctaattcaatTAGCATAA